Proteins from a genomic interval of Tissierella sp.:
- a CDS encoding SAM-dependent methyltransferase, translating into MDDIFKLLEEVILNEEMIYSVLSNPRKKDEENFYKVTIKPVLIKDEIKLQFTYEYKNKVLHENLTPSDAVEETKKLLAEIFKQAMIFAKKADYQLLISKKGKVSILKKKASKESLDLSHNRKKSYIIEDGEPCDFLIRLGVMNEKGKVVSKRYDKFRQINRFLEMVADVIPKIKKDKTLNILDFGCGKSYLTFALYHYLVEILNLDVNIIGLDLKTDVIQFCNEVAIDLDYKKLKFIHGDIKDYKGLDNVDMVVTLHACDTATDAALVKAVNWGAQAILSVPCCQHEFYNKIDNPVLEPMLGHGIIKEKLASLVTDSLRANVLEILGYQVQLLEFIDMEHTPKNILIRAIKTEDKNNKEAIDRYNKFKEFWSLDDLYIEKEFGEKLNQYVQ; encoded by the coding sequence ATGGATGATATTTTTAAACTATTAGAGGAAGTCATTTTAAATGAAGAGATGATTTATTCAGTATTGAGTAATCCTAGAAAGAAGGATGAAGAAAACTTTTATAAAGTAACTATTAAACCAGTCTTAATAAAAGATGAGATAAAATTGCAATTTACTTATGAGTATAAAAACAAGGTATTACATGAGAACTTAACACCTTCTGATGCTGTTGAGGAGACGAAAAAGCTATTGGCTGAAATATTTAAACAAGCTATGATTTTTGCAAAGAAGGCCGACTATCAATTGCTCATATCTAAGAAGGGAAAAGTTTCTATATTGAAAAAGAAAGCTTCAAAAGAAAGCCTTGATTTATCTCATAACAGAAAAAAGTCTTATATAATTGAAGATGGAGAACCTTGCGATTTTCTAATTAGGCTTGGGGTAATGAATGAGAAGGGCAAGGTTGTATCAAAGAGATATGATAAGTTTAGACAAATAAATAGATTTTTAGAAATGGTAGCTGATGTTATTCCAAAGATAAAGAAGGACAAAACATTAAATATCCTTGACTTTGGATGTGGAAAGTCTTATTTGACCTTTGCACTATACCATTATTTAGTAGAGATATTAAATCTAGATGTAAATATTATTGGACTTGATTTGAAAACAGATGTAATACAATTTTGTAACGAAGTAGCTATAGATCTGGACTATAAGAAATTAAAATTTATCCATGGAGATATTAAAGATTATAAGGGTCTTGATAATGTAGATATGGTGGTAACTTTGCACGCCTGTGACACCGCTACTGATGCTGCATTGGTTAAGGCAGTAAACTGGGGAGCTCAAGCTATACTTTCAGTGCCTTGCTGTCAGCATGAATTCTATAATAAGATTGATAACCCAGTATTGGAGCCAATGTTAGGCCATGGGATAATAAAAGAAAAATTAGCATCTTTGGTGACTGATAGTCTAAGAGCTAATGTCCTAGAAATATTAGGCTATCAAGTACAACTCCTTGAATTTATAGATATGGAGCATACTCCAAAAAATATCTTAATAAGGGCAATTAAAACTGAGGATAAGAATAATAAGGAAGCTATAGATAGATATAATAAATTTAAGGAGTTTTGGAGCTTAGATGATTTATATATTGAAAAGGAATTTGGAGAAAAGTTAAATCAGTATGTACAATGA
- a CDS encoding ABC transporter permease: protein MKAFSMHLLFGLKSGLRDKELLLMNYLFPLGFYFVIGAIMPKLNPQYGDILIPSMMIFSILVSTVLGMPNSFVTSRNSGIFRSYKINGVSKLSMIAIPTVSTIMHTIIVTTIILISAPILYKAELPTSIFGLILVFIASTITFAGFANLIGVIADSTSVTVIFAQALFLPSMLIGGLMFPSSLLPESVSAFGKLLPTTYAMDAYQALAENIDTSINPVISLLVLISSGIISFFISWYLFRLDNNNTSKSKGKIWAIGSLIPFVLAAIFL, encoded by the coding sequence ATGAAAGCATTTTCAATGCATCTTTTATTTGGTTTAAAGTCAGGTTTGAGGGACAAGGAATTGTTACTAATGAATTATCTATTTCCTCTAGGATTTTATTTTGTAATAGGAGCTATTATGCCGAAACTAAATCCACAATATGGTGATATTTTGATACCATCTATGATGATATTTAGTATATTAGTCAGTACTGTACTAGGGATGCCAAATAGTTTTGTAACTTCAAGAAACAGTGGTATATTTAGATCCTATAAAATCAATGGAGTATCTAAATTATCAATGATTGCTATACCAACTGTTTCAACTATTATGCATACAATAATAGTTACAACAATTATACTTATATCTGCTCCAATTCTATATAAGGCGGAATTACCTACAAGTATTTTCGGATTGATTTTAGTATTTATAGCATCTACTATAACATTTGCAGGATTTGCTAATTTAATAGGGGTAATAGCTGATAGTACATCAGTAACTGTAATTTTCGCACAGGCATTGTTCTTACCATCTATGTTAATAGGAGGATTGATGTTCCCATCTAGCCTTCTGCCTGAATCCGTATCAGCATTTGGTAAACTGCTTCCTACTACTTATGCCATGGATGCATATCAAGCTTTAGCAGAGAATATAGATACTTCTATTAATCCAGTAATCTCTTTACTTGTATTAATATCATCAGGTATAATAAGTTTTTTCATATCCTGGTATTTGTTTAGACTGGATAACAATAATACGTCAAAATCCAAAGGAAAGATATGGGCTATAGGCTCATTAATACCTTTTGTTTTGGCAGCAATATTTCTGTAA
- a CDS encoding ABC-2 family transporter protein, whose translation MNIAKTIKEEYFLITRYIRIVIKIWFQYKVDAVLRSFAVFLRESTGIIVIFFTFQKFTNINGWNLNEMLFLFSFIFLSYGILILLFTGLRDFEHLIHTGEFDRFMLRPRGLLFQVILWDADYFAAIGHGTLGILLFIITASKVGITWNFMNVLYCISTIIGGVLIQGAIFLILACISFYSIKNRSVKELFYYNGRKLAQYPISIYPKIIQSFLIYVVPFAFVNYFPTQYFLQKQDLDSYWRGLMYLTPTIGIGLFLISYLFWNYSIKRYSSTGN comes from the coding sequence GTGAACATTGCAAAAACAATTAAAGAAGAGTATTTTCTTATTACTAGGTATATCAGGATTGTCATAAAAATATGGTTTCAATATAAGGTGGATGCTGTTTTGAGATCATTTGCAGTATTTTTAAGAGAATCAACAGGAATCATAGTTATATTCTTTACATTTCAAAAATTTACAAATATTAACGGATGGAATTTAAATGAGATGTTATTTTTATTTAGTTTTATATTTTTAAGTTATGGTATTTTAATTTTATTATTTACAGGGCTTCGGGATTTTGAGCATTTAATCCATACTGGCGAGTTTGACAGATTTATGCTAAGACCAAGGGGTCTATTATTTCAAGTTATCCTATGGGATGCAGATTATTTTGCAGCAATAGGCCATGGAACGCTGGGGATACTTCTTTTTATCATTACTGCAAGCAAGGTTGGTATCACATGGAATTTTATGAATGTCCTATATTGCATATCAACTATTATTGGTGGGGTTCTCATCCAAGGAGCTATATTTTTAATATTAGCATGTATTAGTTTTTATTCAATAAAAAATAGAAGTGTAAAGGAATTATTTTATTATAACGGAAGAAAATTAGCACAATATCCTATTAGCATCTATCCAAAAATAATTCAGAGTTTCTTAATTTATGTAGTTCCCTTTGCATTTGTAAATTATTTCCCAACACAATACTTTTTGCAAAAACAAGATTTGGATTCGTATTGGAGAGGGCTAATGTATCTTACTCCAACAATAGGAATAGGCTTGTTTTTGATTTCGTATTTATTCTGGAATTACAGTATTAAGAGATATTCTAGTACGGGTAATTAG
- a CDS encoding ABC-2 family transporter protein — protein MNVYYQYAKKCFQKNMVYRFDYIMGVISTLMQIFIYISIWKSLYQGQEELYGITLQMVITSFIISLAISNAFYLDDFIVYRKINKGEITNELLKPVSFSGLLMAENIGNVLFKLLVNLLPAVIIASLFIKILPPVSIINFISFIISVILGFLVLYGISYIVSITSFWVINIWSISTIKNVFISVLSGTMIPLWFMPQWALDIIRFTPFDSIYFIPIKIYLGQVNSLEIIRCFVKQFVWILILYTFGAVLWKKAIKKLVIQGG, from the coding sequence ATGAATGTTTACTATCAATATGCAAAAAAGTGCTTTCAGAAAAACATGGTTTATAGATTTGATTACATAATGGGAGTTATAAGTACTTTGATGCAAATATTTATTTATATATCAATTTGGAAATCCCTATATCAAGGGCAAGAAGAATTATATGGAATTACCCTTCAAATGGTTATTACTAGCTTTATTATAAGTTTAGCTATTTCAAATGCCTTTTACTTAGATGATTTCATAGTCTATAGAAAGATAAATAAAGGAGAGATAACAAATGAATTACTAAAACCTGTTAGTTTTAGTGGTCTCTTGATGGCTGAAAATATAGGGAATGTTTTATTTAAACTTCTTGTTAATTTACTTCCAGCAGTAATTATAGCATCTTTGTTCATTAAAATTTTGCCACCAGTTTCTATAATTAACTTTATATCTTTCATTATTAGTGTGATTCTAGGATTTCTTGTCCTATATGGAATTAGCTATATCGTCTCAATAACATCATTTTGGGTTATTAATATATGGAGTATTTCTACTATTAAAAATGTGTTTATATCAGTATTATCTGGAACAATGATTCCTTTATGGTTTATGCCTCAGTGGGCATTGGATATTATAAGATTTACACCATTTGATTCAATTTATTTTATTCCAATTAAAATTTACTTAGGGCAAGTTAATTCATTAGAAATAATAAGATGTTTTGTCAAGCAATTTGTATGGATTCTTATTCTATATACCTTTGGTGCAGTATTATGGAAGAAGGCAATTAAAAAGCTAGTAATTCAAGGGGGATAA
- a CDS encoding ABC transporter ATP-binding protein — protein sequence MSGVAIKVNNFTKSYGRFIAVDGISFEVNKGEIFGILGPNGAGKTSTLECLEGLRTPDGGTINIMGVNPSKNPGKLKDIIGVQLQSSGLPETITVKEAMQLFSAYHNTSPRYDLLDRMKLSDKLDTQYKELSGGQQKRLTIALAVCHNPQILILDEPTAALDVESRVELHSLIKELKDQGTTILMATHDMAEAEKMADRIAILLKGKIAVIDTPKKIVASGSSKTKISVRTVGNALAGLTDIIVEEYYVFYSDNAGAKVMELMNFIEEKEDSLIDLRVERPSLEERFLEITSIGGIR from the coding sequence ATGAGTGGGGTAGCAATAAAAGTGAATAATTTCACAAAGTCCTATGGAAGATTTATAGCAGTAGATGGCATAAGCTTTGAAGTAAATAAGGGGGAGATTTTTGGTATTTTAGGACCAAATGGTGCTGGTAAGACTAGCACATTAGAATGTCTTGAGGGTTTACGGACTCCAGATGGTGGAACAATTAACATTATGGGAGTAAATCCATCAAAAAATCCAGGAAAACTAAAAGATATAATAGGAGTTCAACTTCAATCATCAGGATTACCGGAAACAATAACTGTAAAGGAAGCAATGCAACTATTCTCAGCCTATCATAATACAAGTCCAAGATATGATTTGCTAGACAGAATGAAACTTTCTGATAAATTAGATACCCAGTACAAAGAGTTATCTGGAGGACAGCAGAAAAGACTAACCATAGCCTTAGCAGTCTGTCATAATCCACAAATTCTAATCTTAGATGAGCCTACAGCGGCATTAGATGTGGAATCTAGGGTTGAACTACATAGTTTGATTAAAGAATTAAAGGACCAGGGAACTACAATACTTATGGCAACTCACGACATGGCAGAAGCAGAGAAGATGGCAGATAGAATTGCAATTCTACTGAAAGGGAAAATAGCCGTTATAGATACGCCTAAAAAAATAGTGGCCTCTGGATCATCCAAGACTAAGATTTCAGTTCGTACAGTTGGGAATGCTCTAGCAGGACTCACAGATATAATTGTTGAAGAATACTATGTTTTTTATTCAGATAATGCTGGTGCAAAAGTTATGGAATTAATGAATTTTATTGAAGAAAAAGAGGATAGTCTCATTGATCTTAGAGTAGAAAGACCATCCTTAGAAGAGAGATTTTTAGAGATAACCTCAATAGGAGGGATACGATGA
- a CDS encoding ATP-binding cassette domain-containing protein, producing MSLIEVKSISKEYNISKRSRGFIGTIGNLFIPKYEIKEAVKDINFTIEKGEMVGFIGPNGAGKSTTVKMLSGILHPTSGDIKVYDMIPYKNRKEYVKKIGVVFGQKSQLWWDLPVIESYEMFKYIYKISDSTFKKNLDMVNEILGVNEFIEQPVRQLSLGQRVRADIGASLLHEPEVLFLDEPTIGLDVVAKENVRNFLNKINKETNVTMLFTTHDMQDIEKTCDRMIIIDKGEKIYDGLVSEIKSRYGKDRQLEVEFVKEYANINIPKTTIVYEDLNTKRFQFNKDIVQVQHLISQLTEKYDIKDLTIKEPDIESIIREIYEGGIVLS from the coding sequence ATGTCTTTAATAGAGGTTAAAAGCATAAGCAAAGAATATAACATAAGCAAGAGGAGTAGAGGATTTATTGGTACTATTGGCAATTTGTTTATTCCTAAGTATGAAATAAAAGAGGCTGTAAAAGATATTAATTTTACAATTGAAAAAGGTGAAATGGTAGGATTTATAGGACCAAATGGAGCAGGTAAATCAACTACAGTTAAGATGCTCTCAGGAATATTGCATCCAACAAGTGGTGATATTAAAGTTTATGATATGATACCTTATAAAAATAGAAAAGAATATGTGAAGAAGATTGGGGTAGTATTCGGACAAAAATCCCAACTATGGTGGGATCTACCCGTTATTGAAAGTTATGAAATGTTTAAATATATATATAAAATATCGGATAGTACATTTAAGAAGAATTTGGATATGGTTAATGAGATACTGGGCGTCAATGAATTTATAGAGCAACCCGTTAGACAATTAAGTTTAGGACAAAGAGTGAGGGCTGATATAGGTGCTTCATTACTACATGAACCAGAAGTATTATTCTTAGATGAGCCAACCATAGGGCTAGATGTAGTTGCAAAAGAAAATGTAAGAAATTTCTTAAATAAAATTAACAAAGAAACAAATGTCACCATGTTATTTACAACTCATGATATGCAAGATATTGAGAAAACATGTGATAGGATGATTATCATAGACAAAGGGGAAAAAATATATGATGGTTTGGTTAGTGAAATAAAAAGCAGATATGGTAAAGACAGGCAGCTTGAGGTAGAGTTTGTAAAAGAATATGCAAACATAAACATTCCCAAAACTACAATAGTATACGAAGATTTAAATACAAAAAGATTTCAATTTAACAAAGATATTGTTCAAGTCCAGCATTTGATATCTCAATTAACAGAAAAATATGATATAAAAGATTTAACAATTAAAGAACCTGATATAGAAAGTATAATTAGAGAAATCTATGAGGGGGGAATAGTCTTATCATGA
- a CDS encoding FAD-binding protein: MYDVIIIGGGPAGATLARLIGKDYKVLILEKRDFQENHEYNIGKACGGLVAPDAQLMLAKFGLGIPKSVLVTPQLFAVRVLDFDNSNERYYQRNYINIDREAFDRWLASLIPSEVKVVYNCMYKSYDHTKDGMTVKFIHNGKEYEERAKIIVGADGAFSKVRKQGFSNYPEPNLYITIQEWFKTDFNLDYHGAIFDREITDFYSWTIPKEDHLIVGSALKPNDNVHEKFQLLKEKLKDKGFKLENSVKIEGIHLYRPKNSNQICIGNDKIALIGEAAGFISPSSAEGLSYGFRSALALAKALREDFLGYHRLYSSYTKSLRWNIRMKNLKVPAMYNKNLRNFIMKTGLLSLKVEKL, encoded by the coding sequence ATGTATGATGTTATAATCATAGGGGGCGGACCAGCAGGAGCTACACTAGCAAGATTAATTGGAAAAGACTATAAAGTATTAATCTTAGAAAAAAGAGATTTTCAAGAGAATCATGAATACAACATAGGAAAAGCATGTGGTGGACTAGTAGCCCCTGATGCTCAACTCATGTTGGCAAAGTTTGGATTAGGCATACCTAAGTCAGTCTTAGTTACTCCTCAATTATTTGCAGTTCGAGTACTAGACTTTGACAATTCCAATGAAAGATACTATCAAAGAAACTATATTAATATAGATAGGGAAGCCTTTGACAGGTGGCTGGCTAGCTTAATACCTTCAGAGGTAAAAGTTGTTTATAACTGTATGTACAAGTCCTATGATCATACTAAAGATGGGATGACAGTAAAGTTTATACACAATGGAAAAGAATATGAGGAAAGAGCAAAGATAATAGTAGGAGCAGATGGTGCATTTTCAAAAGTTAGGAAACAAGGATTTAGCAACTATCCAGAGCCTAATCTTTATATTACTATACAAGAATGGTTTAAAACTGATTTCAACTTAGATTATCATGGTGCAATCTTTGATAGAGAGATAACTGATTTTTACTCTTGGACAATTCCAAAGGAAGATCATTTAATTGTAGGCTCTGCATTAAAGCCTAATGATAATGTGCATGAAAAGTTTCAACTATTAAAGGAGAAATTGAAAGATAAAGGTTTTAAATTAGAAAATAGTGTTAAGATAGAGGGTATACATTTATATAGACCTAAGAATTCCAATCAAATATGTATTGGAAATGACAAAATTGCATTGATCGGAGAAGCTGCTGGATTTATAAGTCCTAGCTCTGCTGAAGGATTAAGCTACGGATTTAGATCTGCCTTAGCATTGGCAAAGGCACTAAGAGAAGACTTTTTGGGGTATCATAGACTATATAGTTCCTATACTAAATCATTAAGGTGGAATATAAGAATGAAAAACCTGAAGGTACCTGCTATGTATAATAAAAATTTGAGAAATTTTATTATGAAAACAGGATTATTAAGTCTTAAAGTAGAGAAGCTTTAA
- a CDS encoding DUF2500 domain-containing protein, whose amino-acid sequence MLMFSFIGIIFPIFFLFVFGIISFTVVKGVGQWNSNNKQPVLTVAANLVTKRSNTSNHNHNHDNHMHSSTDTSYYVTFEVESGDRMEFRISGKEYGMLVEGDIGKLTFQGTRYQSFERVGINDEE is encoded by the coding sequence ATGTTGATGTTTTCTTTTATAGGTATAATATTTCCAATATTTTTCTTGTTTGTATTTGGCATAATAAGCTTTACTGTTGTAAAAGGTGTTGGACAATGGAACTCAAATAATAAACAGCCAGTATTAACAGTTGCAGCTAATTTAGTTACTAAAAGAAGCAATACATCAAACCATAATCATAATCATGACAATCACATGCATTCATCAACTGACACCTCATATTATGTTACTTTTGAAGTTGAATCAGGAGATAGAATGGAATTTCGTATTTCTGGGAAAGAATATGGTATGTTGGTTGAAGGTGATATAGGTAAGCTAACATTTCAAGGAACAAGGTATCAAAGCTTTGAGAGAGTAGGAATAAATGATGAGGAGTAA
- a CDS encoding DNA-3-methyladenine glycosylase — protein sequence MKGFFMRLIREFYERNTILVARDLLGKTLVYKDGETIYRGKIVETEAYINAKDEGAHFNKGLTDRTRIIDEAGGHIYIYIIYGMYLLFNIVTEKKGVHGAVLIRAVEPLEGIEKMYENRYKRSYESPPKREVINLSNGPGKFVMAYGMTKEVYGLDLVTDPRIWVEDAAKVSQDQIIRSKRINIDYAENGKDYLLRFNIKDNPFVSKG from the coding sequence TTGAAAGGATTTTTTATGAGGCTAATTAGAGAGTTTTATGAAAGAAACACCATATTAGTTGCAAGGGATTTGCTTGGCAAGACTCTTGTATATAAAGATGGTGAAACTATATATAGAGGGAAAATAGTTGAAACAGAAGCTTATATCAATGCTAAAGATGAAGGAGCTCACTTTAACAAAGGTTTGACTGATAGGACAAGAATAATAGATGAAGCTGGAGGACATATTTATATCTATATCATTTATGGCATGTACCTTTTGTTTAATATAGTAACAGAGAAAAAGGGAGTCCATGGTGCTGTGCTTATTCGTGCTGTAGAGCCTCTTGAAGGCATAGAAAAGATGTATGAAAATAGATATAAAAGATCATATGAAAGTCCACCAAAGAGAGAAGTAATTAACTTAAGCAATGGACCAGGCAAATTTGTTATGGCTTATGGTATGACCAAGGAAGTTTATGGACTTGATTTAGTCACTGACCCTAGGATTTGGGTAGAAGATGCAGCAAAAGTATCACAAGATCAAATAATAAGAAGTAAAAGAATAAATATAGATTATGCGGAGAATGGGAAAGACTATTTACTAAGATTTAACATCAAGGATAATCCTTTTGTATCAAAGGGCTAG
- the dapG gene encoding aspartate kinase: MKIIIQKFGGTSVINDETRNQAIDKIKAAIENGYSPVIVVSAIGRVGDPYATDTLINFAKTTVNEPELRELDILMSCGEIISAVIFANTLKARGVDAAVFTGGQAGIITDDNFSDAKILNVNPINILKSLEKGIIPIVAGFQGITEDGDITTLGRGGSDVTASIMGEALKAEKVEIYTDVDGVMTADPKIVPDARVLDTIFYNEIFQMAEYGAKVLHPRAVEIAMRSNIPIVIRSTISDYCGTLVTNYDRERSYREDHGKVITSVAQINNRTQVKIIPSDLSYEKQEVLFENIANSGVSIDMINIYPRQIFFIIDEKQSNKLEEVLKKLDFKYELLHNCTKVTIIGNKMRGIPGVMAKAVSALSKENIEILQTSDSHTTISCLIESEFTNKAVNALHKNFELGK; the protein is encoded by the coding sequence ATGAAAATAATAATTCAAAAATTTGGAGGGACTTCTGTAATCAATGATGAAACAAGAAATCAAGCTATAGATAAAATTAAGGCAGCCATAGAAAATGGCTATAGTCCAGTTATAGTAGTTTCTGCTATTGGAAGAGTAGGAGATCCATATGCAACAGATACCTTAATTAACTTTGCAAAAACTACTGTAAATGAACCGGAACTAAGGGAACTGGATATTCTTATGTCTTGTGGAGAGATTATTTCTGCTGTAATATTTGCAAATACCTTAAAGGCTAGAGGGGTAGATGCTGCAGTATTCACTGGTGGGCAGGCAGGTATTATTACTGATGATAATTTCTCAGATGCAAAGATATTAAATGTTAATCCTATAAATATACTTAAGAGTTTAGAAAAAGGAATCATTCCAATAGTTGCTGGATTTCAGGGAATAACAGAAGATGGGGATATAACTACTCTTGGTAGAGGAGGTAGTGATGTTACAGCATCTATTATGGGTGAAGCGTTAAAAGCAGAAAAGGTAGAGATATATACTGATGTTGATGGGGTAATGACTGCAGATCCTAAGATTGTACCTGATGCTCGTGTATTGGATACAATATTTTATAATGAAATATTTCAGATGGCAGAATATGGGGCCAAGGTACTCCACCCAAGGGCTGTAGAAATTGCCATGAGATCCAATATACCTATTGTTATAAGGAGTACGATTTCTGATTATTGTGGTACACTAGTTACAAACTATGACAGGGAAAGATCTTATAGAGAAGATCATGGGAAAGTAATTACTTCTGTTGCTCAAATCAATAATAGAACTCAAGTGAAGATAATACCTTCTGATTTATCATATGAGAAGCAAGAGGTCCTATTTGAAAATATTGCAAATTCAGGTGTTAGTATTGATATGATTAATATTTATCCGAGACAAATATTTTTTATTATAGATGAGAAGCAATCAAATAAACTAGAAGAAGTTTTAAAAAAGCTAGATTTTAAATACGAACTACTTCACAATTGTACTAAAGTGACTATTATAGGGAATAAAATGCGTGGCATACCAGGGGTAATGGCAAAAGCAGTATCAGCATTATCTAAGGAAAATATTGAGATACTTCAGACTTCTGACTCTCATACTACAATTTCCTGTTTAATTGAAAGTGAGTTTACAAACAAAGCAGTCAATGCACTTCATAAAAATTTTGAATTAGGAAAATAA
- the ndk gene encoding nucleoside-diphosphate kinase yields MEKTFIMIKPDGVRRGLMGEIIGKIEKKGYKITRAKLFQPSRELIEEHYVEHKEKVFFNELIEYILEGPVMAMELEGESVVEALRLMIGNKDPKIAAPGTIRGDFANSITQNIIHGSDSVVSAERELNIWFA; encoded by the coding sequence ATGGAAAAAACTTTTATTATGATTAAACCTGATGGTGTAAGAAGAGGTCTTATGGGAGAAATCATAGGAAAGATTGAAAAAAAAGGATATAAAATTACAAGAGCAAAATTATTTCAACCTAGCAGAGAACTCATTGAAGAGCATTATGTAGAGCATAAGGAAAAAGTCTTTTTTAATGAACTAATAGAATATATCCTAGAAGGTCCTGTAATGGCCATGGAGCTAGAAGGAGAGTCAGTTGTAGAAGCACTTCGTCTGATGATAGGGAATAAAGACCCTAAAATAGCTGCACCAGGCACCATAAGGGGGGATTTTGCTAATTCAATTACACAAAATATAATACATGGATCAGATTCTGTGGTAAGTGCGGAGAGAGAATTAAATATATGGTTTGCATAA
- a CDS encoding NAD-dependent protein deacylase codes for MSIEKLKSIIENSSNIVFFGGAGVSTESNIPDFRSAAGLYTASNNSKYPPEYMLSHSCFKKDTKDFFEFYKTKMIYPDAKPNKAHIALAELEKRGKIKAVITQNIDGLHQLAGSKNVLELHGSVHRNYCTKCNKYFPLDNVLKGSSIPICDECHGIIKPDVVLYEENLDMDIVNRAIEYIKNADVLIVGGTSLTVYPAASLVEYYRGNKLVLINKSETQYTSRALVTINDSIGEVLGKVI; via the coding sequence ATGAGTATTGAAAAACTAAAATCTATAATTGAAAATAGTAGCAATATCGTATTCTTTGGAGGGGCAGGGGTATCTACAGAAAGTAATATCCCTGATTTTAGATCTGCAGCAGGCTTATATACTGCATCTAACAATTCCAAGTATCCACCGGAGTATATGCTAAGCCATAGCTGTTTTAAAAAAGATACAAAAGATTTCTTTGAATTCTACAAGACTAAAATGATTTACCCAGATGCAAAACCCAATAAAGCCCATATTGCTTTAGCTGAGTTAGAAAAAAGAGGTAAGATTAAAGCAGTAATTACCCAAAATATTGATGGACTTCATCAATTGGCTGGTTCAAAAAATGTATTGGAGCTTCATGGATCAGTACATCGAAATTACTGTACTAAATGCAATAAATATTTCCCTTTAGACAATGTACTTAAGGGATCATCTATACCAATATGTGATGAATGTCATGGAATTATAAAACCAGATGTAGTTCTTTATGAAGAAAATTTAGATATGGATATAGTAAACAGGGCAATAGAATATATTAAAAATGCTGATGTGTTAATTGTAGGAGGCACTTCTCTAACGGTCTATCCAGCTGCTAGTTTAGTTGAATATTATAGGGGTAACAAATTAGTACTAATAAACAAATCAGAAACACAATATACTAGTAGAGCATTAGTTACTATTAATGATAGTATTGGTGAAGTATTAGGAAAGGTGATATAA
- a CDS encoding AAA family ATPase, which translates to MIIWINGAFGSGKTNTAYELNRRIENSYVYDPEEVGYFIRSNIPKEMKLNDFQDFSVWREFNYRMLEYMSIHYEGTIIVPMTITSELYHNEILGKLREKGIDIKHFTLMADKETLIKRLRKRGDGKNSWPAKQINRCIEALSNPTFKEHIYTNKMTVYEVVAYIGKSSGIDLLTDNRGWGRKKLDKFKIWLRHIRLLK; encoded by the coding sequence ATGATTATTTGGATTAATGGAGCATTTGGAAGTGGAAAAACAAATACAGCATATGAATTAAATAGGCGAATAGAGAATTCATATGTATATGATCCAGAGGAAGTAGGATATTTTATTCGAAGTAATATACCTAAGGAAATGAAACTCAACGATTTTCAAGACTTCTCAGTTTGGAGAGAATTTAACTACCGAATGCTTGAATATATGAGTATACATTATGAGGGAACAATTATAGTACCCATGACAATAACAAGTGAGCTATATCATAATGAAATACTTGGAAAATTGCGGGAAAAGGGTATTGATATTAAACATTTTACTTTGATGGCTGATAAAGAAACATTAATTAAAAGGCTAAGAAAAAGAGGAGATGGTAAAAATTCTTGGCCTGCTAAGCAGATCAATAGATGTATAGAAGCTTTATCTAATCCGACCTTTAAAGAACACATTTACACCAATAAAATGACGGTGTATGAGGTAGTAGCTTATATAGGCAAATCAAGTGGTATTGATTTGTTAACTGATAATAGAGGCTGGGGAAGAAAAAAACTAGATAAATTCAAAATATGGCTTAGGCATATTAGACTATTGAAATAA